One genomic segment of uncultured Desulfobacter sp. includes these proteins:
- the yaaA gene encoding peroxide stress protein YaaA, whose amino-acid sequence MLSIMSPSKTMDLNCRSCVLQTHPHFISEARELSARLKKLSPADLEELMKISPRIAALTHKRFQAFSGNTVNDLARQALLVYKGDAFQGLDIDRYEDQDFEFTQKHIRILSGPYGLLRPMDLIEPHRLEIATRLSGPWGKNLYEFWTDRITQRLNTELEESDGAPVLVNLASNEYFKALQRKNLKAALITIQFKEKKENGFKVIAIHAKRARGLLADFIIREKIIKPEPLKEFACNGYAFNPELSTSETWLFSRE is encoded by the coding sequence ATGCTCAGCATTATGTCCCCGTCTAAGACCATGGATCTTAATTGCAGATCCTGCGTTCTTCAAACCCATCCCCATTTCATCTCCGAGGCCCGGGAGCTTTCAGCCCGGCTAAAAAAGTTATCTCCGGCAGACCTGGAAGAATTAATGAAAATCAGCCCCAGGATAGCAGCCTTGACCCACAAAAGGTTCCAAGCCTTTTCCGGAAACACGGTGAATGACCTTGCCCGCCAGGCGCTTCTGGTATACAAAGGAGATGCGTTTCAAGGACTGGACATTGACCGTTACGAAGATCAGGATTTTGAATTTACCCAGAAACATATACGAATATTATCAGGGCCTTACGGCCTTCTACGCCCCATGGACCTCATTGAACCCCACCGCCTGGAAATCGCCACCCGGCTTTCAGGCCCCTGGGGGAAAAATTTATATGAATTCTGGACAGACCGGATTACCCAAAGACTCAACACTGAGCTGGAAGAATCAGACGGCGCTCCTGTCCTTGTCAACCTGGCCTCCAACGAGTACTTTAAGGCACTTCAACGCAAAAACCTGAAAGCGGCGCTTATCACTATCCAGTTCAAGGAAAAAAAAGAAAACGGTTTTAAGGTTATTGCCATACATGCCAAAAGGGCCCGGGGGCTTTTGGCCGACTTCATCATCCGGGAAAAAATCATTAAACCTGAACCGCTGAAAGAATTTGCCTGCAATGGATATGCATTCAACCCGGAGCTTTCAACATCAGAAACCTGGTTATTTTCCAGGGAATGA
- a CDS encoding ATP-binding protein, which produces MKIRKKITLWISGAALFSTTVFSSIIFFELMQEPFKLIDKELFHMATVLVQRIKENTFYQGKLDLNTMPYDPNEYWIMAKDDQEKVLYRSKLTEFTDLSTTAGKAKFLIEKHIPRSRIWLKQDRNDDVMFRVIVVKKEINGRFVEIRIAKPIEDFEEELIRLGITIGISLLLCALFIFILSYALAGRILRPISAIINQSREISEKSLDKRIPLGKTKDELYELSVALNKMFDRIQHSFLRQKEFIGNASHELKSPITLLMLAQEDILISENLSSSAEESLINQLETSRRMSHLVKNLLDLSRMEQQNILHTKKMDLSELIKRVLDDYDDVLAEKQIHVHNRIATPCSIMGDPEKLFRLFVNLIDNAIRYNLPEKGVIEIRLVQSRTTVCIEILNAGLKIPEHDIPRLFEQFYRVEKSRSQALGGSGLGLAIARKIVSLHNGTIFIRNAPNQMIQTMVELPAEL; this is translated from the coding sequence ATGAAGATCCGCAAAAAAATAACCCTCTGGATTTCCGGGGCGGCCCTTTTTTCCACCACGGTATTCTCATCTATTATTTTTTTTGAACTGATGCAGGAACCGTTCAAACTGATCGACAAGGAACTTTTTCATATGGCCACGGTTCTGGTCCAAAGGATAAAAGAAAACACTTTTTATCAAGGGAAGTTGGACCTGAACACTATGCCATATGATCCTAACGAATACTGGATTATGGCCAAAGATGATCAAGAAAAGGTGCTTTACCGATCAAAACTGACAGAATTTACCGATCTTTCCACGACGGCCGGAAAAGCCAAATTCCTGATCGAAAAACATATCCCAAGATCCCGCATCTGGTTGAAACAGGATCGCAATGATGACGTAATGTTCAGGGTAATAGTCGTTAAAAAAGAGATCAACGGCCGTTTTGTAGAAATTCGTATTGCAAAACCCATTGAAGACTTTGAGGAAGAATTAATCAGGCTTGGCATTACTATCGGAATCAGTCTTCTTCTTTGTGCTCTATTTATTTTTATTTTGAGCTATGCCTTGGCAGGCAGAATATTAAGGCCGATTTCAGCCATTATAAATCAATCCAGGGAGATCAGTGAAAAATCTCTGGACAAACGGATTCCCTTGGGTAAAACCAAAGATGAGCTCTATGAGTTGTCTGTTGCACTAAATAAAATGTTTGACAGAATCCAGCATTCTTTTCTCCGTCAGAAGGAATTTATAGGCAATGCGTCCCACGAATTAAAGAGCCCCATCACCCTCTTGATGCTGGCCCAGGAGGATATTCTGATTAGTGAAAATTTGTCTTCGTCGGCAGAAGAAAGCCTGATAAATCAGCTTGAAACAAGCCGTCGCATGAGCCATCTGGTTAAAAACCTGCTGGACCTTTCCAGAATGGAACAACAGAATATATTACATACAAAAAAAATGGATCTGTCCGAACTGATCAAAAGGGTTCTTGATGATTATGACGATGTGCTGGCTGAAAAACAGATTCATGTTCACAATCGGATTGCTACACCCTGTTCGATTATGGGTGATCCGGAAAAACTATTTCGCCTTTTTGTCAATCTCATTGATAATGCCATTCGATACAACCTGCCTGAAAAGGGCGTTATAGAAATCCGCCTGGTCCAATCCAGGACAACAGTCTGCATTGAAATTCTAAACGCCGGCCTTAAAATCCCGGAACACGACATTCCCCGCCTGTTTGAGCAGTTCTATCGTGTTGAAAAATCAAGATCCCAGGCCCTGGGGGGATCAGGACTTGGCCTGGCAATTGCCCGGAAAATTGTCAGTCTCCATAACGGCACAATTTTTATCCGTAATGCCCCGAACCAAATGATACAGACTATGGTTGAACTGCCGGCTGAACTTTAA
- a CDS encoding amidohydrolase: protein MKNDIFIHNGILLTMEDGLPVIENGFVHIKQGKIADCGPAVPGQVRNLTQNGARQIDACGGIIMPGLVNGHTHTPMSMFRGLADDLPLDVWLNEHIFPAETRDINPESVAQWTTHSCREMLAGGITTCCDGYFLESHAAKAMADSGIRAVAGQGVIDFPAPGVPDPSNNIGHAKDFIEKTGNLSPRISPSIFCHSPYTCSKQTLVAGKNLARDKGVLFQIHTAETRAEPGMIKENTGLSVIAYLDSLGILDPDTLLIHCVWLDENDIGIIAKRGCGVIHCPESNMKLASGVAPVPDMVTSGLTVGLGTDGCASNNDQDMFSEMDTAAKLHKAVRLDPCVMDARTCLKMATIDGAKALGLGDITGSIRPGKAADIIVVDTTGLHMTPMHDPYSGLVYAARASDVFWVMVDGKVRFNT, encoded by the coding sequence ATGAAAAATGACATTTTTATACATAACGGCATCCTTTTAACCATGGAAGATGGACTCCCCGTGATTGAAAACGGTTTCGTCCATATTAAACAGGGCAAAATTGCGGATTGCGGGCCCGCAGTCCCCGGGCAGGTAAGAAATCTGACCCAAAACGGTGCAAGGCAGATTGATGCCTGCGGCGGAATTATTATGCCCGGACTTGTGAACGGGCACACCCATACACCCATGTCCATGTTCCGGGGGCTGGCCGATGACCTGCCCCTGGATGTCTGGCTCAATGAGCATATTTTCCCTGCCGAGACAAGGGACATAAACCCGGAATCCGTAGCACAATGGACGACCCACTCCTGCCGGGAGATGCTGGCTGGCGGCATCACCACATGCTGCGACGGTTATTTCCTGGAAAGCCATGCGGCAAAGGCCATGGCAGACAGCGGTATCCGGGCCGTGGCCGGCCAGGGCGTGATTGACTTCCCTGCCCCGGGTGTCCCTGATCCGTCCAACAATATTGGTCATGCCAAAGACTTTATCGAAAAAACCGGCAACCTGTCTCCGAGAATATCCCCATCTATTTTCTGTCATTCACCCTACACGTGTTCAAAACAGACCCTTGTGGCGGGAAAAAACCTTGCCCGGGACAAGGGGGTCCTGTTCCAGATCCATACGGCAGAGACCCGGGCCGAGCCGGGTATGATCAAAGAAAATACAGGCCTGTCCGTGATCGCCTATCTGGACAGCCTGGGCATCCTTGATCCGGACACCCTTTTAATCCACTGCGTATGGCTGGATGAAAACGACATTGGAATTATTGCCAAACGTGGATGCGGGGTAATCCACTGCCCGGAATCCAATATGAAACTGGCATCCGGGGTGGCACCGGTGCCGGACATGGTGACATCCGGTCTGACCGTGGGCCTTGGCACGGACGGATGCGCGTCCAACAACGACCAGGATATGTTTTCTGAAATGGACACGGCGGCCAAACTGCATAAGGCGGTGCGCCTGGACCCCTGCGTCATGGATGCGCGTACCTGTTTGAAAATGGCCACCATTGACGGGGCAAAGGCCCTGGGGCTGGGTGATATCACGGGCTCCATACGCCCGGGAAAGGCTGCGGACATCATTGTGGTGGACACAACCGGTCTTCACATGACCCCCATGCATGACCCCTACTCAGGTCTGGTATACGCCGCAAGGGCTTCGGATGTCTTCTGGGTGATGGTAGACGGCAAAGTGCGCTTTAACACTTGA
- a CDS encoding isoprenylcysteine carboxylmethyltransferase family protein: MLLNIEKYRILISRIVAVFVLFFIVTTKSQWEINNEMFSFVLLFIGIVLVGIASLGRMWCSLYIAGYKDKQLITKGPYSICRNPLYFFSMVGVIGIGFCTETLIFPTLFIFLFSCYYPFVIKSEENRLRALFGAVFEKYTHDVPAFFPDISIFEEPETYEVNPGVYRIHIFSALWFVWSVGILEVIEGFRKTGLINALWNIY; this comes from the coding sequence ATGCTTTTGAATATTGAAAAATACAGAATTTTGATCTCCCGGATAGTGGCTGTTTTTGTTTTATTTTTTATTGTTACCACTAAAAGCCAGTGGGAAATAAACAATGAAATGTTCAGTTTTGTTTTGTTATTTATCGGCATCGTCCTAGTTGGCATCGCTTCCTTGGGCCGCATGTGGTGTTCACTTTATATAGCCGGATACAAGGATAAACAATTAATTACCAAAGGGCCCTATTCTATATGTAGAAACCCGCTCTACTTTTTCAGTATGGTTGGCGTTATAGGGATTGGTTTCTGCACCGAAACACTTATTTTTCCCACGCTCTTCATTTTTTTATTTTCATGCTATTATCCTTTTGTAATAAAAAGTGAAGAAAATAGACTTCGAGCGCTTTTCGGCGCTGTGTTTGAAAAATATACCCACGATGTCCCCGCATTTTTTCCGGACATTTCAATATTTGAAGAACCCGAAACCTATGAAGTCAATCCAGGCGTTTACCGGATTCATATATTCAGTGCCCTGTGGTTTGTCTGGAGCGTGGGAATTCTTGAAGTCATAGAAGGATTTAGGAAAACCGGGCTGATCAATGCATTATGGAATATTTATTAA
- a CDS encoding response regulator transcription factor: MNILIVDDDTGLLSQLKTTLQRKHYGVDTAENGEQALDKVFDISYNLILLDIMLPRMDGLSVLQEIRKSGMDMPILMLTARSDVQDRVKGLDYGADDYLAKPFSMAELMARIRAMLRRKGNKNPILEVGAVRLDTVKRSVFVDGEQIHLTAKEFSILEFLLHNKGSVVSRFNLAEHIWGEEFDPFSMSNYVDVHIKNLRKKLTAREDKPVIRTIRGIGFIIDEQV, encoded by the coding sequence ATGAACATACTAATTGTTGACGATGATACAGGGCTTCTATCTCAGTTAAAAACCACCCTGCAAAGAAAGCATTATGGGGTAGATACCGCTGAAAATGGCGAGCAGGCCCTGGATAAGGTTTTTGATATCTCCTATAACCTTATCCTTTTAGATATCATGCTCCCCCGCATGGACGGCTTAAGTGTTCTCCAGGAAATCCGCAAATCCGGGATGGATATGCCCATACTGATGCTAACGGCACGAAGCGATGTTCAGGACAGGGTCAAAGGGCTGGATTACGGTGCTGATGACTATCTTGCAAAGCCCTTTTCCATGGCAGAACTCATGGCCCGGATCAGGGCAATGCTTCGAAGGAAAGGAAACAAGAACCCGATACTTGAAGTGGGGGCGGTTCGTCTGGATACGGTCAAACGAAGCGTCTTTGTGGATGGCGAACAGATCCATTTAACCGCCAAAGAATTTTCAATCCTTGAATTCCTTTTGCACAACAAGGGCAGCGTCGTTTCACGGTTCAATCTTGCCGAGCATATCTGGGGAGAGGAGTTTGATCCCTTTTCCATGTCCAATTACGTGGATGTCCATATTAAAAATCTTAGAAAAAAACTTACGGCACGCGAGGATAAACCTGTCATTAGAACCATCCGGGGCATCGGATTTATCATTGACGAACAGGTATGA